One genomic region from Actinocatenispora thailandica encodes:
- a CDS encoding glutamate-cysteine ligase family protein, translated as MGKQFDTHTFTRQDRQHYREKVRRCLDVFALMLNDFAFDSDKPLTGLEVEISLVDDDANPAMVNADVLARVDDPMLQPELGRFNMELNVAPRLIAGDGFDDYRRDISGRLARAEQSASEIGAHLCLVGTLPTLREEQTGTEALSRGERYHQLNQQIIQARGEDLSIDIRGLERLTTMTDSIVPEAACTSLQFHLQVAPDAFADTWNAAQAVAGVQCALGANSPYLFGRELWAETRIALFEQATDTRPAELKAQGVRPRVWFGERWITSIFDLFEENVRYFPPLLPILDDEDPEHVLAAGGVPKLGELRLHNGTVYRWNRPVYDIMNGRPHLRVENRVLPSGPTVADMVANAAFFYGVVRQLCEQDRPIWTQMTFSSAEENFHTAARDGIESRLLWPALGEVSATELVLRHLLPLAYQGLDEFGVDPAVRDRLLGIIEGRCRTGLNGAQWQAETVAKLEDDRQLDRQQALSAMLQRYCEHMRGGEPVHTWPIG; from the coding sequence ATGGGTAAGCAGTTCGACACGCACACGTTCACCCGCCAGGATCGCCAGCACTACCGGGAAAAGGTGCGCCGCTGTCTGGACGTCTTCGCGTTGATGCTCAACGACTTCGCGTTCGACTCGGACAAGCCGCTGACCGGGCTGGAGGTCGAGATCAGCCTGGTCGACGACGACGCGAACCCGGCCATGGTCAACGCGGACGTGCTGGCCCGGGTGGACGACCCGATGCTGCAGCCGGAGCTGGGTCGGTTCAACATGGAGCTCAACGTGGCGCCCCGGCTGATCGCCGGTGACGGCTTCGACGACTACCGGCGCGACATCAGCGGCCGGCTGGCCCGCGCCGAGCAGTCCGCCAGCGAGATCGGCGCGCACCTGTGCCTCGTCGGTACCCTGCCGACGCTGCGCGAGGAGCAGACCGGCACCGAGGCGCTGTCCCGCGGCGAGCGGTACCACCAGCTCAACCAGCAGATCATCCAGGCGCGCGGGGAAGACCTGAGCATCGACATCCGTGGCCTGGAACGGCTGACCACGATGACCGACTCGATCGTTCCCGAGGCCGCCTGCACCAGCCTGCAGTTCCACCTGCAGGTCGCACCGGACGCGTTCGCCGACACCTGGAACGCCGCGCAGGCGGTCGCCGGCGTGCAGTGCGCGCTCGGCGCCAACTCGCCGTACCTGTTCGGCCGGGAGCTGTGGGCGGAGACCCGGATCGCCCTGTTCGAGCAGGCCACCGACACCCGGCCGGCCGAGCTGAAGGCGCAGGGGGTGCGCCCCCGGGTGTGGTTCGGCGAGCGGTGGATCACCTCGATCTTCGACCTGTTCGAGGAGAACGTGCGCTACTTCCCGCCGCTGCTGCCGATCCTCGACGACGAGGACCCGGAGCACGTGCTGGCCGCCGGTGGCGTGCCCAAGCTCGGTGAGCTGCGGCTGCACAACGGCACCGTCTACCGGTGGAACCGCCCGGTGTACGACATCATGAACGGCCGGCCGCACCTGCGGGTGGAGAACCGCGTCCTGCCGTCCGGGCCGACCGTGGCCGACATGGTGGCGAACGCCGCGTTCTTCTACGGTGTGGTCCGGCAGCTGTGCGAACAGGACCGTCCTATTTGGACGCAGATGACGTTCAGCTCGGCCGAGGAGAACTTCCACACCGCCGCCCGGGACGGCATCGAGTCGCGGCTGCTGTGGCCGGCGCTGGGCGAGGTGTCGGCCACCGAGCTGGTGCTGCGTCACCTGCTTCCGTTGGCGTACCAGGGACTCGACGAGTTCGGCGTCGACCCGGCGGTACGCGACCGGCTGCTCGGCATCATCGAGGGCCGCTGCCGTACCGGCCTCAACGGCGCGCAGTGGCAGGCCGAGACGGTCGCGAAGCTGGAGGACGACCGGCAGCTCGACCGGCAGCAGGCGCTGTCCGCGATGCTGCAGCGCTACTGCGAGCACATGCGCGGCGGCGAACCGGTGCACACCTGGCCGATCGGCTGA
- a CDS encoding DUF397 domain-containing protein, translating into MASQDLTRALWRKSSRSGTSGNCVEVASNLPGVVAVRDSKDPSGPALVVDPRSFVAFAEAVKTEHL; encoded by the coding sequence GTGGCAAGTCAGGACCTCACCCGTGCCCTATGGCGCAAGAGCAGCCGGAGCGGCACGTCGGGGAACTGCGTCGAGGTGGCGTCGAACCTGCCTGGTGTTGTTGCCGTTCGGGACAGCAAGGACCCGAGCGGGCCGGCGCTGGTGGTCGACCCGCGGTCGTTCGTGGCGTTCGCGGAGGCCGTGAAGACCGAGCACCTGTAG
- a CDS encoding Scr1 family TA system antitoxin-like transcriptional regulator translates to MHTQRDPGGDDLVFQPTRRPPSRHHAPQSAGYPTASEAAERPNVDIQIKTFSAGVGLDGSFVVMDFPPPPEGFPAVTAYDRVVYVDTLVGALWHDDPQSVAAYTAAFEQLGRASQATSDTVDRLRKLAKAMVD, encoded by the coding sequence TTGCACACACAACGCGATCCTGGCGGGGATGATCTTGTTTTCCAGCCGACGCGCCGGCCGCCATCGCGCCACCACGCCCCGCAGTCAGCCGGCTACCCAACAGCCTCTGAGGCGGCGGAGCGGCCCAACGTCGACATTCAGATCAAGACGTTCAGCGCCGGGGTCGGCCTCGACGGCAGCTTCGTGGTGATGGACTTCCCGCCGCCTCCCGAAGGGTTTCCCGCTGTCACTGCGTACGACAGGGTGGTCTACGTCGATACGCTGGTTGGCGCGCTGTGGCATGACGACCCACAGTCCGTTGCCGCGTATACGGCGGCGTTCGAACAGCTCGGGCGTGCGTCACAAGCGACTTCCGACACCGTCGATCGACTCCGTAAGCTCGCTAAGGCAATGGTCGATTAG
- a CDS encoding IS5 family transposase: MCNCSAGGDDRRSCYPSSLSDAVWALIEPLMPVRDRSKGGAARTYGDRLVLDAILFVVRSGCQWRMIPHDLLPWDAAYRWYRAWIADGTWDRVHDALRDQVRQRAGRECNPSAAVIDAQSIKSSEGGQHRGYDAGKRTTGRKRHIVVDTLGLLLVVGVTAASVQDRPGGRTVLSVLAQRFCSIALVWADGGYANSIDNSLIGWARQKLGLVLQIVKRTDDVKGFQVLPRRWVVERTFGWLVRHRRLARDYERLATNSEAMIKIAMIRLMATRLAGQSIRWSNATEREAACRATIEAHLTA; the protein is encoded by the coding sequence GTGTGCAACTGTTCAGCTGGCGGGGATGACCGCCGCTCATGCTATCCGTCCAGCCTGTCCGATGCGGTGTGGGCGCTGATCGAGCCGTTGATGCCGGTGCGAGACCGCAGCAAGGGCGGCGCGGCGCGCACGTACGGTGATCGGCTGGTGCTGGACGCGATCTTGTTCGTGGTGCGCTCAGGCTGCCAGTGGCGGATGATCCCGCACGATCTGCTGCCCTGGGACGCCGCGTACCGCTGGTATCGGGCGTGGATCGCCGACGGCACCTGGGACCGGGTCCATGACGCGCTACGCGATCAGGTCCGCCAGCGTGCCGGGCGTGAATGCAACCCGTCGGCGGCGGTGATCGATGCCCAGTCGATCAAGTCCAGTGAAGGCGGCCAGCACCGCGGCTACGACGCCGGTAAACGCACCACGGGCCGTAAACGCCACATCGTGGTCGACACGTTGGGGCTGCTGCTGGTCGTGGGCGTCACTGCCGCCAGCGTCCAGGACCGGCCCGGCGGCAGGACAGTGCTTTCCGTTCTGGCGCAACGATTCTGCTCGATCGCGTTGGTGTGGGCCGACGGCGGCTACGCCAACTCGATCGACAACAGCCTGATCGGCTGGGCTCGACAGAAACTGGGCCTGGTGCTCCAGATCGTCAAGCGAACCGACGACGTGAAGGGCTTTCAGGTGCTACCGCGTCGCTGGGTCGTCGAGAGAACCTTCGGCTGGCTGGTCCGCCACCGGCGCCTGGCCCGTGACTATGAACGCCTGGCCACCAACTCCGAAGCCATGATCAAGATAGCGATGATCCGGCTGATGGCCACCCGCCTGGCCGGTCAGAGCATCCGATGGTCCAACGCCACCGAACGCGAGGCAGCCTGCCGGGCCACCATCGAAGCTCACCTCACAGCGTGA